The uncultured Roseibium sp. genome contains a region encoding:
- a CDS encoding sigma-54 dependent transcriptional regulator, which yields MVRVLDASISEATRTAAVCAKLAAPCAQPALYTDPDSCLGELADKTTDILILDLETIGGEDVLESFAVRCPKSVLVAVSAKGSVSRAVNAMRAGAHDFLTKPFSLDALASKINFQLDQRDPRPWAETAVRADDHTIAAAPDMSAPIIAPAARTPGLEKLIGSSAPMLAVFDQVKRMAPSQAPVFITGESGTGKELCASAIHTLSDRNKKPFVTINCAAIPRDLIESEIFGYMRGAFTGATESRPGAAEQADGGTLFLDEIGEMDLLLQSKLLRFLQTGTFQRLGDTTTRQVDARIICATNRDPLAEITAGRFREDLYYRLHVLPVQLPPLRERRDDILPLAQTFLERFCAEERRGFKGFDADAEAKLLTYPWPGNVRQLENTIRQIVVMNDGAAVTLDMLPMLIRDPSGRGHAIVDLSRERARAAAPSRAFGAIEPLWAQERRIIEDALDAFDGNIAMAAAALEISPSTIYRKRQSWSGRSL from the coding sequence ATGGTACGCGTTCTTGATGCTTCGATCTCCGAAGCCACTCGCACCGCCGCCGTTTGCGCAAAACTGGCTGCTCCATGCGCGCAACCTGCACTTTATACCGATCCGGACTCCTGCCTCGGAGAGCTTGCCGACAAGACGACCGACATCCTGATCCTGGACCTGGAGACCATCGGCGGCGAAGACGTTCTGGAATCCTTTGCAGTACGGTGTCCCAAATCCGTTCTGGTCGCGGTCTCAGCCAAGGGCTCCGTCTCTCGCGCAGTCAACGCCATGCGTGCCGGCGCCCATGATTTCCTGACCAAACCGTTCTCGCTGGACGCCCTGGCCTCGAAAATCAATTTCCAGCTGGATCAGCGGGATCCGCGCCCCTGGGCCGAAACCGCCGTTCGTGCGGACGACCACACCATCGCCGCCGCGCCGGATATGAGCGCGCCGATCATTGCCCCGGCGGCACGCACCCCTGGTCTTGAGAAGCTGATTGGAAGCTCGGCGCCGATGCTTGCCGTCTTCGATCAGGTGAAACGGATGGCGCCTTCGCAGGCTCCCGTTTTCATCACCGGGGAGTCCGGAACGGGCAAGGAGCTGTGTGCCAGTGCCATCCACACACTCTCCGACAGGAACAAGAAACCGTTTGTCACCATCAATTGCGCGGCCATTCCGCGGGACCTGATCGAAAGCGAAATTTTCGGCTACATGCGCGGCGCCTTTACCGGAGCGACCGAAAGCCGACCGGGTGCGGCCGAACAGGCGGATGGCGGCACGCTGTTTCTCGACGAGATCGGCGAAATGGACCTGCTGCTTCAGAGCAAGCTGCTGCGGTTCCTGCAGACCGGTACGTTTCAGCGTCTCGGCGACACGACCACTCGCCAGGTGGATGCGCGCATCATCTGCGCGACCAACCGCGACCCTCTTGCCGAGATTACCGCAGGCAGGTTCCGCGAGGATCTCTACTACCGGCTTCATGTCCTCCCGGTCCAGCTTCCGCCCCTGCGCGAACGCCGCGACGACATCCTGCCTTTGGCCCAGACATTCCTGGAGCGATTTTGCGCAGAAGAACGTCGCGGCTTCAAGGGGTTCGATGCAGACGCGGAAGCAAAACTGCTCACTTACCCCTGGCCGGGCAACGTGCGCCAGCTTGAAAACACGATCCGCCAGATCGTCGTCATGAACGACGGAGCCGCCGTCACCCTGGATATGCTGCCGATGCTGATCCGCGACCCTTCGGGGCGCGGGCACGCGATTGTCGACCTGTCGCGGGAACGTGCGCGGGCGGCCGCGCCAAGCCGGGCATTCGGCGCCATCGAACCGCTCTGGGCGCAGGAACGGCGGATCATCGAGGACGCGCTGGATGCCTTCGACGGCAATATTGCCATGGCCGCGGCGGCTCTCGAAATCAGCCCGTCGACAATCTATCGCAAGCGCCAATCCTGGTCGGGGCGAAGTCTTTAG
- the groES gene encoding co-chaperone GroES has protein sequence MTFRPLHDRVVVRRVDSEEKTAGGIIIPDTAKEKPQEGEVVAVGNGARDDSGKVVALDVKAGDRVLFGKWSGTEVKIDGEDLLIMKESDIMGVIS, from the coding sequence ATGACATTTCGTCCGCTGCACGACCGTGTCGTTGTCCGCCGCGTCGATTCCGAAGAAAAGACTGCCGGCGGCATCATCATTCCGGATACCGCCAAGGAAAAGCCGCAGGAAGGCGAAGTCGTTGCCGTTGGCAATGGCGCTCGTGACGATTCCGGCAAGGTGGTCGCCCTCGATGTGAAGGCCGGCGACCGTGTTCTGTTCGGCAAGTGGTCCGGCACCGAAGTCAAGATCGACGGTGAAGACCTCTTGATCATGAAGGAATCCGACATCATGGGCGTGATCTCCTAA
- the groL gene encoding chaperonin GroEL (60 kDa chaperone family; promotes refolding of misfolded polypeptides especially under stressful conditions; forms two stacked rings of heptamers to form a barrel-shaped 14mer; ends can be capped by GroES; misfolded proteins enter the barrel where they are refolded when GroES binds) yields MAAKEVKFSSDAREKMLRGVDTLANAVKVTLGPKGRNVVLDKAFGAPRITKDGVSVAKEIELEDKFENMGAQMVREVASKTNDIAGDGTTTATVLAQSIVKEGAKAVAAGMNPMDLKRGVDMAALEAVKYLESASKTITTSEEVAQVGTISANGDTQVGKDIAEAMQKVGNEGVITVEEAKSLETELEVVEGMQFDRGYLSPYFVTNADKMLADLEKPYILLHEKKLSNLQAMLPILEAVVQSSRPLLIIAEDVEGEALATLVVNKLRGGLKIAAVKAPGFGDRRKAMLEDIAILTGGTVISEDLGIKLENVTLDMLGTAEKVTITKETTTIVDGAGSKDDIQGRVSQIKAQIEETTSDYDREKLQERLAKLAGGVAVIRVGGATEIEVKEKKDRVDDALNATRAAVEEGIVPGGGTALLRAKAAVSKLSSENPDIMAGIKIVLRALEAPIRQIAENSGVEGSIVVGKIMENDDMTFGFNAQSEEFVNMIEAGIIDPTKVVRTALQDAASVAGLLITTEAMVAELPKKDSAPAMPGGDMGGMGGMGF; encoded by the coding sequence ATGGCTGCGAAGGAAGTTAAATTCTCCTCAGACGCCCGCGAGAAAATGCTCCGCGGTGTCGACACCCTTGCAAACGCTGTAAAAGTGACCCTCGGCCCGAAAGGCCGCAACGTGGTCCTCGACAAGGCTTTCGGCGCACCGCGCATCACCAAGGACGGTGTTTCGGTTGCCAAGGAAATCGAACTGGAAGACAAGTTCGAGAACATGGGCGCCCAGATGGTGCGCGAAGTGGCTTCCAAGACCAACGACATCGCTGGCGACGGCACCACGACCGCAACCGTCCTGGCTCAGTCCATCGTCAAGGAAGGTGCCAAGGCTGTTGCCGCCGGCATGAACCCGATGGATCTGAAGCGCGGCGTCGACATGGCCGCTCTCGAAGCCGTCAAGTATCTGGAAAGCGCTTCCAAGACCATCACCACCTCTGAAGAAGTGGCCCAGGTCGGCACCATCTCCGCAAACGGCGACACGCAGGTCGGCAAGGACATTGCCGAAGCCATGCAGAAGGTCGGCAACGAAGGTGTCATCACCGTCGAAGAAGCCAAGTCGCTGGAAACCGAGCTGGAAGTCGTCGAAGGCATGCAGTTCGACCGCGGCTACCTGTCGCCGTACTTCGTCACCAACGCCGACAAGATGCTGGCCGATCTGGAAAAGCCGTACATTCTCCTTCACGAGAAGAAGCTTTCCAACCTGCAGGCCATGCTGCCGATCCTGGAAGCTGTCGTTCAGTCTTCCCGTCCGCTGCTGATCATTGCTGAAGACGTCGAAGGCGAAGCTCTCGCAACGCTCGTCGTCAACAAGCTGCGCGGTGGCCTGAAGATCGCTGCTGTCAAGGCTCCGGGCTTCGGCGATCGCCGCAAGGCCATGCTGGAAGACATCGCGATCCTGACCGGCGGTACCGTGATCTCCGAAGATCTCGGCATCAAGCTGGAAAACGTCACCCTCGACATGCTCGGCACCGCCGAGAAGGTCACCATCACCAAGGAAACCACCACCATCGTCGATGGTGCGGGTTCCAAGGATGACATCCAGGGCCGCGTCAGCCAGATCAAGGCTCAGATTGAAGAAACCACTTCCGACTACGACCGCGAAAAGCTGCAGGAACGCCTTGCCAAGCTCGCCGGTGGTGTCGCAGTCATCCGCGTCGGCGGCGCGACTGAAATCGAAGTGAAGGAAAAGAAGGACCGCGTCGACGACGCCCTGAACGCAACCCGCGCTGCGGTTGAAGAAGGTATCGTCCCGGGTGGCGGTACCGCTCTGCTCCGCGCCAAGGCAGCCGTTTCCAAGCTGTCTTCGGAAAACCCGGACATCATGGCCGGCATCAAGATCGTGTTGCGCGCGCTTGAGGCTCCGATCCGCCAGATCGCCGAAAACTCCGGCGTTGAAGGTTCGATCGTTGTCGGCAAGATCATGGAAAACGACGACATGACGTTCGGCTTCAACGCCCAGAGCGAAGAGTTCGTCAACATGATCGAAGCCGGTATCATCGACCCGACCAAGGTCGTGCGCACCGCGCTCCAGGATGCGGCTTCCGTCGCTGGCCTGCTGATCACCACCGAAGCCATGGTTGCCGAGCTTCCGAAGAAAGATTCGGCTCCGGCAATGCCGGGCGGCGACATGGGCGGTATGGGCGGCATGGGCTTCTAA
- a CDS encoding HTTM domain-containing protein, with protein MHRRWIEWTPARTLFGIDLRTLALFRVLLGFYVLFDLILRARDLTAHYTDQGIMPRAVQIDQLNSGSWSLHLAGGAAFFQSLLFVLAALAAIGLTLGWRTRLMTALSWGLLLSIQNRNTFILSGEDNLALLLMFWAMFLPLGARYSLDAALSRTRDYPDNAYFSVATVALLVQGMSMYFFSALLKTHPIWVPDGNAVYYALQLDYLVTPFSLWFRQFQDAMTGLTYYVYVLELIGPFLIFSPIFHRTFRGVIMVAFMSMHLAFFFFLEIGLFPYISIVMNLTFMPSWMWDAIAGRLYRRPLPAITLWYDQGCAFCEKTCHILRIFLLLPTAGIRPAQEDPEIGAELTARNSWVVTVGADRFFKAGGLIALLSASRVFRPLAVVLNLAPFLWLGDRCYDLIGRNRSGLSNLTAWLLPWRQRTVRIGLPTQVLAVFFLGFITVQNISTLPAGPQSLPDVFINTRQALGLYQNWTMFAPYPEMNSPWPVIPGKLKDGTQVDVYNSRVRPAVFQKPEVVSKVYANYRWRKFLSNLEDNSYRDGPQTLALNYARFLCRDWSERHSDLPALSTFKIYFQVEETPVPGGNKAPKPRLVWSHDCFG; from the coding sequence ATGCACAGACGTTGGATTGAATGGACACCGGCCCGGACACTCTTCGGGATCGATCTGCGAACCCTGGCCCTGTTCCGGGTGTTGCTGGGGTTCTATGTCCTGTTCGATCTCATCCTGCGCGCCCGTGACCTGACGGCCCATTACACCGATCAGGGCATCATGCCCCGCGCGGTTCAGATCGATCAGCTGAATTCCGGATCCTGGTCCCTTCATCTTGCGGGCGGCGCCGCCTTCTTCCAGAGCCTGCTGTTCGTCCTTGCTGCACTCGCCGCCATCGGCCTCACCCTCGGCTGGCGGACACGGCTGATGACCGCCCTTTCCTGGGGCCTGCTTCTCTCTATCCAGAACAGAAACACCTTCATCCTGTCGGGCGAGGACAATCTTGCGCTTCTCCTGATGTTCTGGGCGATGTTCCTGCCGCTCGGTGCGCGTTATTCGCTGGATGCGGCCTTGAGCCGGACACGGGACTATCCCGACAATGCCTATTTCTCCGTGGCGACGGTCGCCCTGCTTGTCCAGGGCATGTCGATGTATTTCTTCAGCGCCCTCCTGAAGACCCATCCGATCTGGGTGCCCGACGGCAACGCGGTCTATTACGCCCTTCAGCTCGACTACCTGGTCACACCCTTTTCACTCTGGTTCCGCCAGTTCCAGGACGCGATGACCGGCCTGACCTACTACGTCTATGTGCTGGAATTGATCGGGCCGTTCCTGATCTTCTCGCCGATCTTTCACCGCACGTTCCGTGGCGTGATCATGGTCGCCTTCATGTCCATGCATCTCGCCTTCTTCTTCTTTCTGGAGATCGGGCTCTTTCCCTACATCTCCATCGTCATGAACCTGACGTTCATGCCTTCCTGGATGTGGGATGCGATTGCCGGACGCCTCTACCGCCGCCCGTTGCCGGCCATCACCCTGTGGTATGATCAGGGCTGCGCATTCTGCGAGAAGACCTGCCATATCCTGCGCATCTTCCTGCTCCTGCCGACTGCCGGCATCCGCCCTGCGCAGGAGGATCCGGAGATCGGAGCCGAACTGACGGCGCGCAATTCGTGGGTCGTGACGGTCGGCGCCGACCGTTTCTTCAAGGCGGGCGGGCTGATCGCGCTGCTGTCCGCCTCCCGGGTGTTCCGGCCTCTGGCCGTGGTCCTGAACCTCGCTCCGTTCCTATGGCTTGGCGACCGCTGCTACGACCTCATCGGCCGGAACCGGAGCGGATTGTCTAACCTCACCGCATGGCTGCTGCCCTGGCGGCAGAGAACCGTCCGGATTGGATTGCCAACACAGGTCCTGGCAGTGTTTTTTCTCGGCTTCATCACCGTGCAGAATATCTCGACGCTGCCGGCCGGCCCTCAGTCCCTGCCTGATGTCTTCATCAACACGCGTCAGGCCCTTGGCCTCTATCAGAACTGGACCATGTTCGCGCCCTACCCGGAGATGAACAGCCCCTGGCCGGTCATTCCCGGCAAGCTCAAAGACGGTACGCAAGTCGATGTCTACAATAGCAGGGTCCGTCCCGCCGTCTTCCAGAAGCCCGAGGTCGTCTCTAAGGTCTATGCCAACTACCGCTGGCGGAAATTCCTGTCCAATCTGGAGGACAACTCCTATAGGGACGGTCCGCAGACCCTTGCCCTGAACTACGCGCGGTTCCTGTGCCGCGACTGGTCCGAACGCCACTCGGACCTGCCGGCCCTCTCGACCTTCAAGATTTACTTTCAGGTCGAAGAAACACCGGTGCCCGGAGGAAACAAAGCGCCCAAACCGCGGCTCGTCTGGAGCCACGACTGTTTTGGCTAG
- a CDS encoding SlyX family protein has protein sequence MTAMDTEARLEKLEIDLAHANQTIDELNTVVFEQGRQIDRLTRKLADMTDQMEELIENALPGHQVEKPPHY, from the coding sequence ATGACCGCCATGGATACCGAAGCCCGACTGGAAAAACTGGAAATCGACCTGGCCCATGCCAATCAGACGATCGACGAACTGAACACGGTCGTCTTCGAGCAGGGCCGGCAGATCGATCGTCTCACCCGCAAACTGGCCGACATGACCGATCAGATGGAAGAACTGATCGAGAATGCCTTGCCAGGACATCAGGTCGAGAAGCCGCCACACTACTGA
- a CDS encoding YoaK family protein, whose amino-acid sequence MRLDPRGYLHHSRPMIANILAFCACFIDVVCILGLFHTFTAFITGTLVVLSTELFQTPDSAPLKLIVIGNFFISTLGWYALVVRMRRSGRGSLRLLLLLEAGLLAAFMLIAALSAPLSGPLALATVCAVVLSTYGMSLQNVIMSEILNCHAPTTFMTGNTIRLVAGLVDGLSAPEEVAQGPRSRAMQHARVIIAFTAGGLVGGYCMSKIGFWSLGIPVALIALVGLAQPHEPLKREKA is encoded by the coding sequence ATGCGGCTGGATCCGAGGGGTTACTTGCATCATTCGCGGCCGATGATCGCCAATATCCTGGCGTTCTGCGCCTGTTTCATCGATGTCGTATGCATTCTGGGCTTGTTTCACACCTTCACGGCCTTCATCACGGGGACGCTCGTTGTCCTCTCCACCGAACTGTTTCAGACCCCTGATTCGGCCCCGCTCAAACTCATCGTGATCGGAAATTTCTTCATCTCGACGCTGGGATGGTACGCGCTTGTTGTCAGGATGCGTCGGTCCGGTCGCGGATCCCTTCGGCTGCTGCTGTTGCTCGAGGCGGGCTTGCTCGCCGCCTTCATGCTGATTGCGGCGCTGTCCGCGCCCCTGTCCGGTCCGCTGGCGTTGGCGACCGTTTGCGCGGTGGTCCTGTCCACCTATGGCATGTCATTGCAGAATGTCATCATGAGCGAAATTCTGAACTGTCACGCGCCGACCACGTTCATGACCGGAAACACGATCCGGCTTGTCGCCGGCCTGGTGGATGGCTTGTCGGCGCCGGAGGAGGTCGCGCAGGGCCCGCGCAGCCGCGCCATGCAGCATGCGCGCGTGATCATCGCCTTCACCGCCGGAGGCCTTGTCGGCGGATATTGCATGTCGAAGATCGGCTTCTGGAGCCTGGGAATTCCGGTCGCCCTGATTGCGCTTGTCGGGCTGGCGCAGCCGCATGAACCCTTGAAGCGGGAGAAGGCCTGA
- a CDS encoding acyl-CoA thioesterase has product MAMPADTNAAGDIFGGWVLSQMDLSAGIAAGQRAAGRVVTIAVDKMKFIRPVHVGDVLCVYSRIGRVGTSSIEVQLEAWALRHRFGHREKVTQATFTMVAVDEDGRPRPVPKDCR; this is encoded by the coding sequence ATGGCCATGCCAGCCGACACCAATGCGGCCGGCGATATCTTCGGCGGCTGGGTCTTGTCCCAGATGGACCTTTCCGCAGGTATCGCCGCGGGGCAGCGGGCTGCCGGTCGCGTCGTCACGATCGCCGTCGACAAGATGAAATTCATCCGCCCGGTCCATGTCGGCGATGTCCTGTGCGTCTACAGTCGCATCGGCCGCGTCGGAACCTCTTCGATAGAGGTGCAGCTGGAAGCCTGGGCCCTGCGCCATCGCTTCGGTCACCGGGAAAAAGTCACCCAGGCGACCTTTACCATGGTTGCCGTCGACGAGGACGGACGCCCGCGGCCTGTGCCGAAGGACTGTCGCTAG
- a CDS encoding Crp/Fnr family transcriptional regulator, translating to MAEIQEFLQNSFSLEGLSLDLAEGLSALARPMKIGAGTILFENGDPGNGCYAVLEGSLKVSILSVDGDEQLLAVLGPGDLVGELALLDGRPRSATVSALKAANLAFIDKAAFERFADANPAVYRHMLSIVGGRLRQANDVLAARSFLPLPGRVAQALLQLSETFGKPIDGGRILIHYKLSQADIANMAGAARENVSRVLNDWKRAGTISRISGYYCLEQPELLQQASTL from the coding sequence GTGGCTGAAATACAGGAATTTCTGCAGAACAGTTTTTCGCTGGAAGGCTTGTCGCTGGATCTGGCGGAAGGTCTATCGGCTCTCGCGCGGCCGATGAAGATTGGCGCCGGTACGATCCTTTTCGAAAACGGCGACCCGGGCAACGGCTGTTATGCCGTGCTTGAAGGCTCTCTGAAGGTCTCCATTCTCTCTGTGGACGGGGATGAGCAACTGCTGGCCGTGCTCGGGCCGGGCGATCTCGTCGGCGAACTGGCGCTTCTGGACGGCAGACCCAGGTCCGCGACGGTCAGCGCCCTCAAGGCGGCCAATCTCGCCTTCATCGACAAGGCCGCTTTCGAGCGTTTCGCCGATGCCAACCCGGCTGTCTATCGGCACATGCTGTCGATCGTCGGCGGGCGCCTGCGCCAGGCGAACGATGTTCTGGCGGCACGGTCCTTCCTGCCGTTGCCGGGGCGCGTCGCCCAGGCGTTGCTGCAGCTTTCGGAAACCTTCGGCAAGCCGATCGACGGTGGGCGCATCCTGATCCACTACAAGCTGAGCCAGGCGGACATCGCCAACATGGCCGGTGCGGCGCGCGAAAACGTGAGCCGGGTGCTGAACGACTGGAAACGCGCGGGCACGATCAGCCGGATCTCCGGCTATTACTGCCTGGAACAGCCGGAACTGCTGCAGCAGGCCTCCACTCTTTAA
- a CDS encoding ChbG/HpnK family deacetylase, with product MKRITLGALDYAVAFGVDRALRSLLLEGRLSAVGCLVASELWAREFKPMQEVAEKVGNRALIGVTLAFSGDRVHPVSERMRELYHEKMPSRGFVERRAMLRLLPDEVFAAEADAQLTRFTFLMNREPDFVAVREGLMERSAIARHVLDAIERAGFERPPKIISPFEPGLHARRLHRIAAKKGLEVLPKGPALPETVDPEDLHRKIRRHFDGLQDVTFVHCIPAQVDDRLRREEPREKVAMRQCQWEVLRSDRFFHTLEETDVFLN from the coding sequence ATGAAAAGAATTACACTGGGCGCCCTCGATTACGCGGTGGCCTTCGGCGTCGACAGAGCCTTGCGCTCCCTGCTTCTGGAAGGCCGCCTGAGCGCGGTCGGGTGCCTGGTCGCCAGCGAGCTTTGGGCGCGCGAATTCAAGCCCATGCAGGAAGTCGCCGAAAAGGTGGGCAACAGGGCGCTGATCGGTGTCACGCTGGCCTTCAGCGGAGATCGGGTCCATCCGGTCAGTGAGCGGATGCGGGAACTCTACCACGAAAAAATGCCGAGCCGCGGCTTCGTCGAGCGCAGGGCCATGCTGCGGCTGCTGCCGGACGAGGTCTTCGCCGCGGAGGCCGATGCCCAGTTGACGCGCTTTACCTTTCTGATGAACCGGGAACCGGATTTCGTCGCCGTCCGGGAAGGGCTCATGGAGCGATCGGCGATCGCACGGCACGTCCTCGATGCCATCGAACGGGCCGGGTTTGAACGTCCTCCGAAAATCATTTCGCCGTTCGAGCCGGGATTGCATGCCAGGCGCCTTCACCGGATCGCCGCGAAAAAAGGGCTTGAGGTCCTGCCAAAAGGGCCAGCTCTTCCTGAAACGGTGGACCCGGAAGATCTGCACCGCAAAATCCGGCGTCATTTCGACGGACTGCAGGACGTGACCTTCGTCCACTGTATTCCCGCTCAGGTGGATGATCGTCTGCGCCGCGAGGAGCCGCGCGAAAAGGTCGCCATGCGGCAGTGCCAGTGGGAAGTGCTTCGCAGCGACCGCTTTTTCCATACGCTCGAAGAAACCGACGTTTTTCTGAATTAG
- a CDS encoding glycosyltransferase family 39 protein, which produces MSDGQDLPFYLRPAFLCLFVLALTGLKLWSAANAWFVEDEAYYRLWGQFPALSYYDHPPMIGWWAWAGQQLVGDTFLGTRLAVVLTSALGSLALWRTAGLLFDRRVAGWAVLFLNASILVGVGGILATPDAPSVLFWGLALWALAELYRSDNANWWLAVGLFAGLGLLSKYSVLFLGAGFVLWLFWAKDARRWFLTWQLWAGGALALLLFVPVLYWNHLHDWASFYKQFGRAGRGDWTSKYIFELIGALLGLVNPLIAIPAVFGSVRLGGKALRRDGAAALIILTVLPFLAYLVFHSLHARVQANWPAPLFPAFAIMAAVFVAHPNGWEAWWRRLSFAGIALGVAVAVVIQIHAVNPLTGTLARKDPTFQLRGWPEIGEEIRSIAEETGAAYIETTGYGLNAQLAFLFKDELPVIQLNERIRYAMQPPPDPALFRQKGLYVTVERRDRVDRLRQIYGDVKKIASLTRSVDGTFLEHIVVYEVPGLPIMPFLPDEDD; this is translated from the coding sequence ATGTCTGACGGGCAGGACTTGCCGTTCTATCTGCGGCCGGCCTTTCTGTGCCTGTTCGTGCTGGCCCTGACCGGACTGAAGCTCTGGTCGGCAGCCAATGCCTGGTTCGTCGAAGACGAAGCCTATTATCGCCTGTGGGGGCAGTTCCCCGCGCTCAGCTACTACGACCATCCGCCGATGATCGGCTGGTGGGCCTGGGCGGGCCAGCAGCTCGTCGGCGATACGTTCCTCGGAACGCGACTTGCCGTCGTCCTGACATCGGCGCTCGGGTCGCTGGCTCTGTGGCGCACGGCGGGGCTGCTGTTCGACCGGCGCGTGGCGGGCTGGGCGGTGTTGTTCTTGAACGCCAGCATTCTGGTCGGTGTCGGCGGCATTCTGGCGACCCCGGATGCACCGTCCGTCCTCTTCTGGGGCCTGGCGTTGTGGGCGCTGGCGGAGCTTTACCGGTCGGACAACGCCAACTGGTGGCTGGCCGTCGGCCTTTTTGCGGGCCTGGGACTTCTGTCCAAGTATTCGGTCCTTTTCCTCGGTGCCGGCTTCGTCCTATGGCTTTTTTGGGCGAAAGACGCACGGCGCTGGTTCCTCACCTGGCAGCTCTGGGCCGGCGGCGCGCTTGCGCTGCTTCTCTTCGTCCCGGTCCTCTACTGGAACCATCTCCACGACTGGGCGAGTTTCTACAAGCAGTTCGGCCGGGCGGGGCGCGGCGACTGGACGTCGAAATACATCTTCGAGCTCATTGGCGCCCTTCTGGGGCTGGTCAATCCTCTGATCGCGATTCCGGCAGTGTTTGGTTCTGTGCGTCTTGGTGGCAAGGCGCTGCGCCGGGACGGCGCGGCCGCGCTCATCATTCTGACGGTCCTGCCGTTCCTCGCCTATCTCGTCTTTCATTCGCTGCATGCGCGGGTTCAGGCCAACTGGCCGGCACCGCTGTTTCCGGCTTTTGCCATCATGGCGGCGGTCTTCGTTGCCCATCCGAACGGATGGGAAGCCTGGTGGCGGCGCCTGTCGTTCGCCGGCATTGCGCTGGGCGTGGCGGTCGCCGTCGTTATCCAGATCCATGCGGTCAACCCGCTCACAGGGACCCTGGCCCGCAAGGATCCGACATTCCAGTTGCGCGGCTGGCCCGAGATCGGCGAGGAGATCCGAAGTATCGCGGAGGAAACGGGCGCCGCCTATATCGAGACCACCGGCTACGGGCTCAATGCCCAGCTTGCCTTTCTGTTCAAGGACGAGCTTCCGGTCATTCAGCTCAATGAACGTATCCGTTATGCCATGCAGCCGCCCCCCGATCCGGCCCTGTTCCGCCAAAAGGGGCTTTATGTCACCGTGGAACGCCGCGACCGCGTCGATCGGCTCAGGCAAATCTATGGCGACGTGAAGAAGATCGCCTCCCTGACCCGGAGTGTGGATGGAACCTTTCTCGAGCACATAGTGGTCTATGAGGTTCCGGGGCTTCCGATCATGCCGTTTCTACCTGACGAAGACGATTGA